Genomic segment of Deltaproteobacteria bacterium:
CTCCGAAGGCCCGAAAGCGGACCCGGGGCTCCGGGGTTCGACAGACCTCTGGGCGATTCAGGGCCACATCCATCAGGACCTTGTGGACCTTGTCAATGTCAGAGCCGTAGGCCACGCCAACCTTGATACGAATCCGATATTTTTCGGAAGGGCCGCCGGCCTCATTGATGATCTTGGTGTTGCCCATGATGGCGTTGGGCACGGTGATCTCGACGTCGTCTCTGGTCAGCATTCGGGTACTTCGAATGCCGATGTGGGTCACCTCTCCCCGTTCCCCCGAGTCGAGTTCGATGAAATCCCCGATCTTGTACGGGGCGTCGGCCAGGATAAAAACGCCGGCGAACAGATTGGCCAGGGTATCCTTGGCCGCGAAGGAAATGGCCAGGCCGACGATGCCGGCCGAAGCCATCCAGGCCGTGACGTTTATGTCCCAGGCCAAGCAGACAAAATACGCGGCCAGGGCCACCAGGAGGATCATCAAAAGATTCTTGAACAATGGCAGAGTCCGGGCCTGGATGAAGGAGCGCTCTTCTCCGTCCCGGCTGAGAGCCGTCAGGGCCACCTGGACGAATCGGGCTGCGGCCAGGCTCCAAATGAAAATGGCCATGGTCTTCAGTAGAGCCAGGGCCACTCCGGCCAGGGTCTCGGATAGATCCAGCCTGTCCTTGGCCAAGGCCAGACCGAACAGCATGATGCTAACAAAAATGGGCTTGTGGACGATGGCCAATATCTGATCGTCCAGAGCGATCCTGGTCTTGACCAGCCATCTTTGCAGCACCCGAGTCATGAGCACGTCCGCGATCTTGGCCATCCCACCAAAGGCCAGAACAATCAGGGCGGCTTGAACGAGCGGATTGGGAGAGACTCCCGACAGCAGGTCGATCACATGCCCGAGTCTATCATCCATGGTCTCGTCCCCTCAGGATGTTTTCGCGGTCAGAATTCATACGAGATGTTCAGGCTTCCTCCCCAGCCGTTGTCGAGCCTATGCCGATCATGGGTCGTTCCGTCATTCTTGTAGACCACGAGTTTGCGCTGGAAGAGAAATTCCGGTCCGGCCGTGACCGTCAAACCTTCGATCGGAGCATAATCGGCCCAAAGTCCCAGACTCATGGTCTTGGTCTCCAGATAGCCGCCATCCTTGATAGGACTGCCGTCGGCCAGTCGATAGGTCAGCGTGTCCCATGCGTAGCGCAGCCGAGCCTGCCATTCGTCGTTCCATCTCCATGCCGCCTGGGTTCTGGGAAAGCCGAGGCTCAAGGAGGGCCCGCTCTGGGCGAACTGGTTCCAGTTGACCCCGACAAGAGGAAACGCCACCACGTTCACCTTGCTGGCCACGGCCATGGCCCCGAACATGGCCTGCCATTCCTGGTTCCAGAACCAGGTCAGAGCCCCACCTCCGGCCAGCCCCAGAGAACCGCTCGTCTGCTCTTCGAATCCGGCATAGACTCCGCCCAGGAGCATGTACCCCAAACGCTCGGAAAACATGCCAT
This window contains:
- a CDS encoding mechanosensitive ion channel family protein, whose product is MDDRLGHVIDLLSGVSPNPLVQAALIVLAFGGMAKIADVLMTRVLQRWLVKTRIALDDQILAIVHKPIFVSIMLFGLALAKDRLDLSETLAGVALALLKTMAIFIWSLAAARFVQVALTALSRDGEERSFIQARTLPLFKNLLMILLVALAAYFVCLAWDINVTAWMASAGIVGLAISFAAKDTLANLFAGVFILADAPYKIGDFIELDSGERGEVTHIGIRSTRMLTRDDVEITVPNAIMGNTKIINEAGGPSEKYRIRIKVGVAYGSDIDKVHKVLMDVALNRPEVCRTPEPRVRFRAFGDSSLDHELLCWVERPVMRGKVTHLLNTDVYKRFLAEGIEIPFPQRDVHVKTLPKDESQ